Part of the Puniceicoccus vermicola genome, GCTATGAGCGGATCCGAGGGATCTGCTTTTCTTGGGGCCTCTTCTTTCGGATACTAAACAGGCCCGGGTTAAGAGGACCCGGACCTGAAAAAATGAACCTGAAAGAAAGATTCAAAAAATGAAGTTATACATGGCGCTGGAACTGAGCAATACTAAATGGAAGCTGGCCTTCTCGACGGGAGAGAAGATACGGCTGATCACGATCGAGGCTCGTGATCAGTTGGCCTTTCAATCGGCCCTGAAGGCGACTCGGGACAAGTGGCAGCTAGGCGAAGACATTGAGGTTTTCAGTGTCTACGAAGCGGGCCGGGACGGTTTCTGGATCCACCGCTGGCTGGAGGGGTTGGGGATCAACAACGTCATCGTTGATCCCGCCAGCATTGAGGTGAACCGCCGCAAACGCCGAGCCAAGACTGACCGCCTGGACGCCAAGGCCTTGCTGCGTCAGCTGATTCGCTACCACGGCGGTGAGCATACGCTCTGGTCTGTCGTGCGCGTGCCGAGCGTGGAGCAGGAAGACCTGCGTCGGCGCGAGCGAGAGATCAAGCGACTGAAGAAGGAGATCGGTGCGGGCACAGCCCGGATCAAAAGCCTGCTTGTTTTGCATGGACTTCGCCTCGATTCACTTAGCAAGCTCGATACACGGCTCGATTCGCTGCTCGGTTGGGACAACCGCCCCCTCCCGGAACATATACGCAGCGAGATCGCCCGCGAATACGAACGCGTGGAGTTTGCCCGCACCCAACTCAAGGCTCTGGAACGTGCGCGGACTGCCCGAATCGCAAAGCCCCAAACAAAGGCCGAGCGACAGGCCCACAAGCTCACCCGGCTCAAGGCCGTTGGCGTCATCAGCGCCATGACCTTAAGCGAGGAGTTCTTCAGCTGGCGAGAGTTCCGCAACGTCCGGCAAGTCGGCGCCTGCGCCGGTCTGGATGGCTCCCCCTACGACAGCGGCGACAGCAAGAACGAACAAGGCATCAGTAAAGCCGGCAATGCCAAGGTCCGGGCCCTGATGATCGAGCTGGCCTGGTCGTGGCTGAGGAACCAACCCCAGTCGGATCTGGCCAAATGGTTCGACAACAACTTCGCCAGGGGAAAACGCAGCCGAAGAATCGGCATCGTCGCTCTGGCGC contains:
- a CDS encoding IS110 family transposase translates to MKLYMALELSNTKWKLAFSTGEKIRLITIEARDQLAFQSALKATRDKWQLGEDIEVFSVYEAGRDGFWIHRWLEGLGINNVIVDPASIEVNRRKRRAKTDRLDAKALLRQLIRYHGGEHTLWSVVRVPSVEQEDLRRREREIKRLKKEIGAGTARIKSLLVLHGLRLDSLSKLDTRLDSLLGWDNRPLPEHIRSEIAREYERVEFARTQLKALERARTARIAKPQTKAERQAHKLTRLKAVGVISAMTLSEEFFSWREFRNVRQVGACAGLDGSPYDSGDSKNEQGISKAGNAKVRALMIELAWSWLRNQPQSDLAKWFDNNFARGKRSRRIGIVALARKLLVALWKYLEKDELPAGALLKETA